The following are encoded together in the Spiroplasma apis B31 genome:
- a CDS encoding PTS transporter subunit EIIC, with amino-acid sequence MNTVSKKLQKVPRQKKEKDSKNLNKAGNTFWNNLLTKLQGLGKSLMYPIALLPFAALLNRFGSLGMELNANSQGNVGWWFGFIIQKPGVTIFDQLPLIFAIGTAFGLSKDQRGEAALVGAAFYLIIVAFLIEGGLPSLFYKNTLTFDVHSLDKEGHLQVTKSLSELFYVPNWGRLEGYDGLYRTGGTYILNIGVLGGIVAGCLSAYSYNKFRNIKLPHSLAFFGGRRFVPMIVMVASIPVAFSFAIIWPWFQYGLVSFGKAISNDAFAIPGAFFYAFINRLVQPTGLHHIINTFLWFQMPIDGHLVDFSGKFIVYNDIFLENHEINSEYLFKLGALINKTITTENYQEFISVRDQALPSGMLSNSNGSYTIFGDINAFQKSMVSGNFQTGYFPMFWGGLPGAALAMIYCAKKEKRKETATFLIGVATVAALTGIDEPLIFAFIFVGPILWVVNALFTSIFAAIAIAMHMHIGFGFSGGFIDYVISFANSWGMSKYEGNVNGAFYGVISNPLWMFALAGLAFPTYFFTFSFIIKKMNIMTPGRENSSNNGEVINQKPVSKETKSDKYSNMAKKIVDIIGIDNIKKVDNCATRLRFEVIDNKTNIDDKLFKEAGCYGVKRLGNSNLQVIIGTDVEHVADIIHDLTGK; translated from the coding sequence ATGAATACGGTATCTAAAAAACTACAAAAGGTTCCTAGGCAAAAAAAAGAGAAAGACAGTAAGAATCTTAATAAGGCCGGGAATACATTTTGAAATAATTTATTAACAAAACTACAGGGGTTAGGTAAATCCCTAATGTATCCAATTGCATTGCTTCCATTTGCTGCCTTACTTAATAGATTTGGGTCTTTGGGTATGGAACTAAATGCAAATAGTCAAGGGAATGTGGGTTGATGATTTGGTTTCATAATACAAAAACCAGGTGTAACAATTTTTGATCAACTTCCATTAATTTTTGCTATTGGAACTGCTTTTGGTTTATCAAAAGACCAAAGGGGGGAAGCGGCATTAGTTGGTGCAGCATTTTATCTAATTATTGTTGCATTTTTGATAGAAGGAGGGTTGCCTTCACTATTTTACAAAAACACTTTAACTTTCGATGTTCATAGTCTTGATAAGGAGGGTCATCTACAAGTAACAAAAAGTTTATCTGAATTATTTTATGTACCAAATTGAGGTAGGTTAGAAGGTTATGACGGCCTTTACCGAACAGGTGGAACTTATATATTAAATATAGGTGTACTTGGGGGGATTGTTGCTGGTTGTCTTTCTGCATACTCATACAATAAATTTAGAAATATCAAATTACCCCATTCACTAGCATTTTTTGGAGGTCGTAGATTTGTACCTATGATTGTGATGGTTGCCTCTATTCCTGTAGCATTCTCATTTGCTATTATTTGACCTTGATTCCAATATGGGTTAGTTTCATTTGGTAAAGCTATTTCAAATGATGCATTCGCTATACCGGGAGCATTTTTCTACGCATTTATAAATAGATTAGTTCAACCAACTGGGCTACATCACATTATCAACACATTTCTATGATTCCAAATGCCAATAGATGGTCATTTAGTTGATTTTAGTGGTAAGTTCATAGTTTATAATGATATATTTTTAGAAAATCATGAAATAAATAGCGAGTATTTATTTAAATTAGGAGCATTAATAAATAAAACTATTACAACCGAGAATTATCAAGAATTCATATCTGTAAGAGATCAAGCTCTCCCATCAGGTATGTTAAGTAATAGTAATGGATCTTACACAATTTTTGGAGATATTAATGCTTTCCAAAAATCAATGGTTTCAGGTAACTTCCAAACAGGTTACTTCCCTATGTTCTGAGGTGGATTACCTGGTGCTGCCTTAGCGATGATATATTGTGCTAAGAAAGAGAAACGTAAAGAGACTGCAACCTTTTTAATTGGTGTAGCCACTGTTGCTGCTCTAACTGGTATTGACGAACCGTTGATATTTGCGTTCATATTTGTAGGACCAATTCTATGAGTTGTTAATGCACTATTTACTTCAATATTTGCTGCAATAGCAATAGCAATGCATATGCACATCGGATTTGGTTTCTCTGGTGGATTTATCGATTATGTAATCTCCTTTGCAAACTCATGAGGAATGAGTAAATACGAAGGAAATGTAAACGGGGCATTTTATGGTGTTATCTCTAACCCGTTATGGATGTTTGCGTTAGCTGGATTGGCTTTCCCAACATACTTCTTTACTTTCTCATTTATAATCAAAAAAATGAACATTATGACACCTGGTCGTGAAAACAGTTCAAATAATGGAGAAGTTATTAATCAAAAACCAGTTAGCAAAGAAACTAAGTCGGATAAATACAGTAATATGGCTAAAAAAATAGTTGATATTATAGGTATAGATAACATAAAAAAAGTGGATAATTGTGCAACAAGACTTCGATTTGAAGTTATTGATAATAAGACCAACATTGACGATAAGCTTTTTAAAGAAGCTGGATGTTATGGTGTTAAAAGGCTCGGTAATTCTAATCTACAAGTGATAATTGGCACCGATGTTGAACATGTAGCAGATATTATTCACGATTTAACAGGAAAATAA